Proteins found in one Corynebacterium canis genomic segment:
- a CDS encoding Fur family transcriptional regulator, with product MAVHNESIMPKLGVRSTRQRAAVVNVLRELDNFASAKEIHQALTERKHKVGLTTVYRTLQSLADIDAVDVLHMASGESLYRQCTSDEHHHHLVCTGCGTTVEIDGGPVERWAHSVADENDFQLTGHTAEVFGLCAQCQHSPI from the coding sequence ATGGCTGTACACAATGAATCAATTATGCCGAAGCTCGGCGTACGCAGCACTCGCCAACGCGCTGCTGTTGTCAATGTCCTCCGCGAACTCGACAACTTTGCGTCCGCGAAAGAAATCCACCAAGCCCTCACAGAACGCAAACACAAGGTCGGTCTCACCACCGTCTACCGCACGCTGCAATCGCTTGCGGATATTGATGCCGTCGACGTGCTCCACATGGCCAGCGGGGAATCCCTCTACCGGCAATGCACCTCCGACGAACACCACCATCACCTTGTGTGCACCGGCTGCGGGACCACCGTGGAAATCGACGGCGGCCCCGTAGAGCGGTGGGCGCACAGCGTGGCGGACGAGAACGACTTTCAGCTCACCGGGCACACCGCCGAAGTTTTCGGTTTGTGCGCCCAGTGCCAGCATTCCCCCATCTAG
- the metE gene encoding 5-methyltetrahydropteroyltriglutamate--homocysteine S-methyltransferase gives MTTYNFRATVASPPRIGPNRELKHALESHWAGNTSGPTPWAVARELNAAYAEQLRAAGLDSVPWLGISLYDQMLDMTAALGVLPARFTTPDTYASVEQLLAACFATARGTAEHPAAAMTKWFDTNYHYIVPELESEVSFSAHPELLLDGIAGPEFRPVLIGPYTFLRLARRVAEGQAPRPLTPAELSDLLPSLTQAYVELIGALAATGVRWIQLDEPALMLDVPIEHNDAIIAAYETLAGATEVRLLVATYFGDGNSAVELLQRTPVAGIAVDLVTSAADPVPAWDGTKLLVAGVIDGRNVWRTDLRRAKEQLEALQQRGPIAVSTSCSLLHVPYSLEPETALDAELRRWLAFGASKIDEVGTLARLLGGTARPEDQALVELSARVWEERRTSPRIHNEQVRDRVRGVTEADRRRTPFDQRPRPELPVLPTTTIGSFPQTKEIRSARARLRQGVISAAEYDSQMVAEVRAVIRAQEELGLDVLVHGEPERNDMVQYFSEQLDGYAATDYGWVQSYGSRCVRPPILYGDVSRPAPMTVRWFEVAQRATEKPVKGMLTGPVTMLAWSFVRDDQPLSETADQVALALRDEVADLEAAGARFIQVDEPAIRELLPLRVADQPAYLAWATGAFRLATSGVADSTQIHTHMCYSQFAELIDTILDLDADVTSIESSRAGMGVLQALAQHNFHLGIGPGIWDIHSPRVPSEAEIEHLLTQAVRHVDPALLWVNPDCGLKTRGWAETTASLQNLVAAAHEVRATITA, from the coding sequence GTGACTACCTACAATTTCCGCGCGACCGTTGCGTCGCCACCCCGCATCGGACCCAATCGCGAGCTCAAACATGCGTTGGAATCGCACTGGGCCGGGAACACTTCGGGCCCCACGCCGTGGGCCGTCGCCCGCGAACTCAACGCCGCCTACGCCGAACAATTGCGCGCCGCGGGCTTGGACAGCGTTCCGTGGCTGGGCATCAGCCTGTACGATCAAATGCTCGATATGACCGCCGCCTTGGGGGTATTGCCGGCGCGCTTCACCACACCCGACACCTACGCCTCCGTCGAGCAGCTGCTTGCGGCGTGCTTTGCGACGGCGCGTGGCACGGCCGAGCACCCGGCTGCGGCGATGACCAAGTGGTTTGACACCAACTACCACTACATCGTCCCCGAACTGGAGTCCGAGGTGAGCTTTAGCGCCCACCCCGAACTCTTGCTCGATGGCATCGCGGGCCCCGAGTTTCGCCCGGTATTGATCGGCCCTTACACCTTCCTGCGCCTCGCGCGCCGAGTGGCGGAGGGCCAGGCGCCGCGCCCGCTCACGCCTGCCGAGCTCAGCGACTTGCTGCCTTCGCTGACCCAGGCGTATGTCGAACTTATCGGCGCATTGGCCGCGACTGGGGTGCGCTGGATCCAGCTTGATGAGCCCGCCCTTATGCTCGATGTTCCCATCGAACATAATGACGCAATTATCGCAGCCTACGAGACGTTGGCCGGGGCCACGGAGGTCCGGCTGCTGGTAGCCACGTATTTCGGCGATGGCAATAGCGCCGTGGAATTATTGCAACGCACCCCGGTCGCTGGGATAGCCGTAGACCTTGTGACCTCCGCCGCCGATCCCGTGCCCGCATGGGATGGCACCAAGCTGCTGGTCGCAGGTGTGATCGATGGGCGCAACGTCTGGCGCACTGACCTGCGGCGCGCCAAGGAACAATTGGAGGCGCTCCAGCAACGCGGCCCGATCGCCGTGAGCACGAGCTGCTCGTTGCTCCATGTTCCTTATTCCTTGGAGCCGGAAACCGCGCTGGACGCCGAGCTTCGTCGCTGGTTGGCGTTCGGGGCGTCGAAAATCGACGAGGTGGGCACGCTGGCGCGGCTCCTCGGGGGCACGGCGCGGCCGGAAGATCAGGCGTTGGTGGAGCTTTCCGCGCGGGTGTGGGAGGAACGCCGCACCTCGCCGCGCATCCACAACGAACAGGTGCGCGATCGTGTGCGTGGGGTAACGGAGGCTGATCGGCGCCGCACCCCGTTCGATCAGCGGCCGCGCCCCGAGCTACCCGTGCTGCCGACGACCACGATCGGTTCGTTCCCGCAGACCAAGGAAATCCGCAGCGCCCGCGCTCGGCTGCGCCAAGGGGTGATTTCGGCGGCCGAATACGATTCCCAAATGGTCGCGGAAGTTCGCGCAGTTATTCGAGCGCAGGAAGAGCTCGGTTTGGATGTATTGGTGCACGGCGAGCCCGAGCGCAACGACATGGTCCAATACTTCTCCGAACAGCTGGACGGATACGCGGCCACCGATTATGGGTGGGTGCAATCCTATGGTTCGCGCTGCGTACGGCCGCCGATTCTGTACGGTGATGTTTCCCGCCCTGCCCCGATGACCGTACGTTGGTTCGAGGTCGCGCAACGGGCTACCGAGAAACCCGTCAAGGGCATGCTCACCGGCCCGGTAACCATGCTTGCCTGGTCGTTTGTGCGCGATGACCAGCCGCTTTCGGAAACCGCCGATCAGGTGGCGTTGGCGCTGCGGGACGAGGTGGCCGATCTAGAGGCTGCCGGTGCGCGATTCATACAGGTGGACGAACCCGCGATCCGGGAGCTGCTGCCCCTGCGGGTGGCGGATCAGCCCGCCTACTTGGCGTGGGCGACCGGCGCCTTCCGGTTGGCAACTTCGGGCGTGGCGGATAGCACGCAGATCCACACACATATGTGCTATTCGCAGTTTGCGGAGCTGATCGATACCATTCTCGATCTTGACGCGGATGTGACCAGCATCGAGTCCTCGCGGGCCGGCATGGGGGTGCTGCAGGCGCTGGCCCAGCACAACTTCCACCTGGGGATTGGCCCTGGGATTTGGGATATTCACTCGCCGCGGGTGCCATCCGAAGCGGAGATCGAACATTTGCTCACACAGGCGGTGCGTCATGTGGATCCGGCCCTGCTGTGGGTGAACCCGGATTGCGGGCTCAAGACACGCGGCTGGGCGGAAACCACGGCCAGCTTGCAGAATCTGGTTGCGGCCGCGCATGAGGTGCGGGCCACCATCACTGCCTAG
- a CDS encoding isoprenyl transferase — protein sequence MDGNGRWAQERGLKRTEGHRRGEAVLLDVVDACLALGIPYLSAYAFSTENWRRSADEVRFLMGFNRDVLRRQRDGLHEKGVRVRWVGRRPRLWRAVIRELEAAEELTKDNTRMTLAMCVNYGGRAEIIDAAREIARQAAAGTLRPDDITEQSFAQFLDEPDMPDVDLFLRPSGEKRTSNFLVWQSVYAEMVYQDKLFPDFTAADLYAAVEEYARRDRRFGGVK from the coding sequence ATGGATGGAAATGGCAGGTGGGCGCAGGAACGCGGGCTGAAACGCACGGAAGGACACCGTCGCGGTGAGGCCGTCCTGCTTGATGTTGTAGACGCCTGCCTAGCCTTAGGCATTCCTTACCTGTCCGCGTATGCGTTCTCTACGGAAAACTGGCGGCGCAGTGCCGACGAAGTGCGCTTCCTCATGGGCTTTAACCGCGACGTATTGCGGCGTCAGCGCGACGGGCTCCATGAAAAAGGTGTGCGAGTGCGCTGGGTGGGGCGCAGGCCCCGATTGTGGCGCGCCGTGATCCGCGAGCTGGAGGCGGCCGAGGAGCTCACCAAAGACAACACCCGAATGACGCTGGCCATGTGCGTAAACTATGGCGGCCGCGCGGAGATTATCGACGCCGCGCGGGAGATCGCTCGGCAGGCCGCTGCGGGCACCCTGCGCCCCGACGACATCACCGAGCAGAGCTTCGCACAATTTCTCGATGAACCCGACATGCCGGATGTGGATCTATTCCTGCGACCCTCCGGCGAAAAACGCACCTCTAACTTCCTCGTATGGCAGTCCGTATACGCAGAAATGGTGTACCAAGACAAACTGTTTCCCGACTTCACGGCCGCGGACCTCTACGCGGCGGTGGAAGAATATGCGCGCCGAGATCGCCGCTTCGGAGGAGTGAAATGA
- a CDS encoding glycine--tRNA ligase produces the protein MANESVIDTVVNLCKRRGLVYPCGEIYGGTRSAWDYGPLGMELKENIKKQWWRTFVQARADVVGIDSSIILPRQVWVASGHVETFTDPLVESLYTHKRYRVDHLLEAYEAKHGHPPANGLADVNDPETGQPGKWTEPQLFSGLMKTFLGPVDNEQGLHYLRPETAQGIFINFKNVMTTARMKPPFGIAQVGKSFRNEITPGNFIFRTREFEQMEIEYFVAPEDADEKFQEWVDACQDWFIDLGIKEENLRQFDVPEEERAHYSKGTIDFEYRFGFPGGEWGELMGVANRTDYDLGCHIEHSGEDLSYFDQTTGSRFVPWVIEPSFGLTRALMAFLCDAYHEDEAPNAKGGVDKRVVLKLDRRLAPIKVAVLPLSKKDTLTPVAEKVASDLRKLWNIEYDTSGAIGRRYRRQDEIGTPFCVTVDFDTLEDNAVTVRERDTMQQERVKLDELEAYLGQRLAGC, from the coding sequence GTGGCGAATGAATCCGTCATCGATACCGTGGTGAATCTTTGTAAGCGCCGCGGATTGGTCTACCCCTGTGGCGAAATCTACGGCGGCACTCGCTCAGCTTGGGATTATGGTCCCTTGGGCATGGAGCTGAAGGAGAACATCAAGAAGCAGTGGTGGCGGACGTTCGTCCAGGCCCGCGCCGACGTGGTGGGAATCGATTCCTCTATTATCCTGCCCCGCCAGGTCTGGGTCGCCTCCGGCCACGTGGAAACCTTTACCGACCCGCTGGTGGAATCCCTGTACACGCACAAGCGTTACCGCGTGGATCACCTGTTGGAGGCCTACGAGGCCAAACACGGCCACCCGCCGGCGAACGGATTGGCGGATGTCAACGATCCCGAGACCGGCCAGCCGGGCAAGTGGACCGAGCCCCAACTATTTTCCGGGCTGATGAAGACCTTCCTCGGCCCCGTGGACAACGAGCAGGGCCTGCACTACCTGCGCCCCGAAACCGCGCAAGGCATCTTTATCAACTTCAAAAACGTGATGACCACCGCGCGTATGAAACCACCGTTCGGTATCGCGCAGGTGGGCAAGTCCTTCCGCAACGAGATCACGCCCGGTAACTTTATCTTCCGCACCCGCGAATTCGAGCAGATGGAGATCGAATACTTCGTCGCCCCCGAAGATGCGGACGAAAAGTTCCAGGAATGGGTGGACGCCTGCCAAGACTGGTTCATCGACCTTGGCATCAAGGAAGAGAATCTCCGCCAATTCGATGTTCCGGAAGAGGAGCGCGCTCACTACTCCAAGGGCACCATCGACTTCGAATACCGATTTGGTTTCCCCGGCGGCGAGTGGGGCGAGCTCATGGGTGTGGCAAACCGCACCGACTACGACCTCGGCTGCCACATCGAACACTCCGGCGAAGACCTTAGCTACTTCGACCAAACCACCGGCAGCCGCTTCGTTCCCTGGGTGATCGAACCTTCCTTCGGACTTACCCGCGCCCTGATGGCGTTCTTGTGCGACGCCTACCATGAGGACGAAGCGCCGAATGCCAAGGGCGGCGTGGATAAGCGCGTGGTGCTCAAGCTGGACCGCCGCCTTGCCCCGATCAAGGTTGCGGTGCTGCCGCTGAGCAAGAAGGACACGCTCACCCCGGTGGCGGAAAAGGTTGCCTCTGACCTGCGTAAACTATGGAATATCGAGTACGATACTTCCGGTGCGATCGGCCGCCGTTACCGCCGCCAGGATGAGATCGGGACGCCATTCTGCGTCACCGTCGATTTTGACACGCTCGAAGATAACGCCGTTACGGTGCGCGAACGCGATACCATGCAGCAGGAGCGCGTCAAATTGGACGAGCTCGAGGCGTACCTCGGGCAGCGGCTCGCGGGTTGCTAG
- the era gene encoding GTPase Era — protein MFNAPEGFRSGFVSFVGRPNTGKSTLTNALVGEKIAITADQPETTRHPIRGIVHREDAQIILVDTPGLHRPRTLLGERLNEMVKDTYADVDLIALTIPANEKIGPGDRWILEAVRAAAPKTKLMGVVTKVDTVSRDAVAEQLVALHELLGGECEVVPVSAVKGEQTDVLIDVMVSLLPEGPKFYPDDHVTDDDANTRMAELIREAALSGLKDELPHSVAVEIDEVLPSQDREGVLDVHAVIYVERAGQKRIIMGKDNRRMGRIIHNARKEIIKLLGQNVYLDLRIKVLKNWQSDPKALGRLGF, from the coding sequence ATGTTCAATGCACCCGAGGGCTTCCGAAGTGGCTTCGTCAGCTTCGTGGGCCGACCCAATACCGGCAAATCCACCCTTACCAATGCGCTGGTGGGGGAGAAGATCGCCATCACCGCCGACCAGCCGGAAACCACTCGCCACCCCATTCGAGGGATCGTGCATCGTGAGGACGCGCAGATCATCCTTGTGGATACGCCCGGCCTGCACCGCCCGCGCACCCTGCTTGGCGAACGTTTGAACGAGATGGTCAAGGACACCTACGCCGACGTGGATTTGATCGCCCTTACCATTCCGGCGAACGAAAAGATCGGGCCCGGGGACCGTTGGATCCTGGAGGCGGTGCGCGCCGCCGCGCCGAAAACCAAGCTCATGGGCGTGGTCACCAAGGTGGACACCGTTTCTAGGGATGCCGTTGCGGAGCAGCTGGTGGCCCTGCATGAACTCCTCGGCGGCGAGTGCGAGGTGGTACCAGTATCCGCGGTCAAGGGCGAACAAACGGACGTATTGATCGATGTGATGGTGTCCCTGCTTCCGGAGGGCCCGAAGTTCTACCCGGACGATCACGTGACCGACGACGATGCGAACACACGTATGGCCGAGCTGATCCGCGAGGCGGCGTTGAGCGGCCTGAAGGACGAGCTGCCGCACTCCGTCGCGGTGGAGATCGATGAGGTCTTGCCCAGCCAGGACCGCGAAGGGGTGCTCGATGTCCACGCCGTGATTTATGTCGAACGCGCTGGCCAAAAGCGGATCATTATGGGCAAGGATAACCGCCGCATGGGCCGCATTATTCACAACGCCCGCAAAGAGATAATCAAACTCCTGGGCCAGAACGTGTACCTGGATTTGCGCATCAAGGTGCTCAAGAACTGGCAGTCGGATCCGAAAGCGCTGGGCCGGTTAGGGTTCTAA
- the recO gene encoding DNA repair protein RecO, which yields MRRASFRDRALVVRSYDFGEADRVIVLLTRHHGLVRGVAKGVRRAKSRFGSRLQPFVELNVQLYPGRSLYTITGADTLTFYGRVIGEYERYTAACAALEAAERMCFSDVEDPWLFDAALTTLERCCGADDPTLVLDAFLLQAMEHSGWAPSLFDCAQCQRPGPHHAFHPGAGGAVCVACRPPGSIEVPESSLRLMWWLAHDHWDAVRGASISAQVAGDAHRLTRTHLHWHLERVIASLDVHDQGAVS from the coding sequence GTGCGCCGCGCCAGCTTCCGCGATCGCGCCTTGGTGGTGCGTAGTTACGATTTCGGGGAGGCGGATCGCGTGATCGTGCTGCTCACCCGCCATCACGGGCTGGTGCGCGGCGTGGCCAAAGGGGTGCGCCGAGCCAAAAGTAGGTTCGGTTCGCGCCTGCAGCCATTCGTGGAGCTCAATGTGCAGCTGTATCCGGGGCGTTCCCTGTACACGATCACGGGCGCGGACACGCTGACCTTTTACGGCCGGGTTATCGGCGAATACGAACGCTATACCGCCGCCTGCGCCGCCCTCGAAGCGGCCGAACGTATGTGCTTTTCCGATGTCGAGGACCCGTGGCTTTTCGACGCCGCGCTCACCACCCTCGAGCGCTGCTGCGGCGCCGACGACCCCACCCTCGTCCTCGATGCCTTCCTGCTCCAGGCGATGGAGCATTCCGGCTGGGCCCCAAGCCTGTTCGATTGCGCCCAGTGCCAAAGGCCGGGCCCGCACCATGCGTTTCACCCCGGCGCCGGCGGGGCGGTGTGCGTGGCGTGCCGACCCCCGGGTTCGATAGAAGTTCCGGAATCAAGCTTGCGCCTGATGTGGTGGCTCGCGCACGATCACTGGGACGCGGTGCGCGGGGCGTCGATAAGCGCACAGGTGGCGGGCGACGCGCATCGGCTTACCCGCACACATCTCCACTGGCACCTCGAACGTGTGATTGCCTCGCTTGATGTCCACGATCAGGGGGCGGTGTCGTAG
- a CDS encoding VIT1/CCC1 transporter family protein, producing MTEPTRKQIRRWQRYLANERAEAAVYRELAMSKEGTERDILLAIADAESRHEEHWRRLLGNHVGMPQRPDLSTLCMGFMAKRFGSVFTLALMQSAETRTPYAKDEDATAQMIADERIHAEIVRGLAARGREEMSGNFRAAVFGANDGLVSNLALVLGVMAAGVDNRLILLTGISGLLSGALSMGAGEYVSVCSQKELLDASTPDPETSSEVPRLDVDANELALVYRARGMSEEDAEVKARRVFAELKATGMTTESVITEDEPATSEDADVVGSGWSAAVSSFMFFGTGALVPVIPFFFGLDQLVAGVLACVLVGIALMFTGGIVGVLSGASPWRRGLRQLAIGLGAAAVTYALGRAFGVAVG from the coding sequence ATGACCGAACCCACGAGGAAGCAAATCCGCCGGTGGCAACGCTACCTGGCGAACGAACGAGCGGAAGCCGCGGTGTACCGCGAGCTGGCCATGAGCAAGGAAGGCACCGAGCGGGACATCCTGCTGGCCATCGCCGACGCCGAGTCCCGCCACGAGGAACACTGGCGGCGGCTTTTGGGCAATCATGTGGGCATGCCGCAGCGGCCCGACCTGTCCACCCTGTGCATGGGCTTTATGGCCAAACGATTCGGCAGTGTGTTCACCTTGGCGCTGATGCAATCGGCGGAGACGCGGACGCCGTACGCCAAGGACGAAGACGCCACCGCACAAATGATCGCAGACGAGCGGATTCACGCCGAAATCGTGCGCGGTTTGGCCGCTCGCGGCAGGGAAGAAATGTCCGGCAATTTCCGCGCGGCCGTGTTCGGCGCGAACGACGGCCTGGTGAGCAACCTCGCGCTGGTGCTCGGTGTGATGGCCGCCGGGGTGGATAACCGGTTGATCCTGCTCACGGGCATCTCCGGTTTGCTCTCCGGCGCGCTATCCATGGGCGCGGGGGAGTATGTGTCCGTGTGTTCGCAAAAGGAGCTGTTGGACGCTTCGACGCCGGATCCGGAAACCTCCTCCGAGGTGCCGCGCTTGGACGTGGACGCCAACGAGCTGGCCTTGGTGTACCGGGCGCGCGGCATGTCCGAAGAGGACGCCGAGGTCAAGGCGCGCCGGGTGTTTGCGGAGCTTAAGGCCACCGGCATGACCACCGAATCCGTGATCACCGAGGACGAGCCCGCGACCAGCGAGGATGCGGACGTAGTGGGCAGCGGCTGGTCGGCGGCGGTGTCGAGCTTTATGTTCTTTGGCACGGGCGCATTGGTGCCGGTGATCCCGTTCTTCTTTGGCCTGGATCAATTGGTTGCTGGTGTGCTGGCTTGCGTGCTCGTGGGCATCGCACTGATGTTCACTGGAGGCATCGTGGGTGTGCTGTCGGGGGCGTCTCCGTGGCGGCGTGGCCTGCGCCAGTTGGCCATTGGTTTGGGCGCGGCGGCGGTCACCTACGCATTAGGTAGGGCGTTCGGTGTAGCCGTCGGTTGA